From Crassaminicella indica, one genomic window encodes:
- a CDS encoding YicC/YloC family endoribonuclease — protein sequence MIKSMTGFGRGEAKDIERQFVVEIKSVNHRYNDIVIRMPKRLIYLEDQLKNLIKEYIKRGRVEVYITLENIGDTDTRISVNEPLAKQYIDCLKRIKDEFSVLDDISVSLVSKFPDVIKVSPKEEDEDAVWNCLKEAVSNALQKLMKMRASEGVKLAEDINNRCTYIADIVNKIENRSPSVVLEYKQRLYDRIRELLDDDVEIDENRLSMEVALFADKCSITEEIVRLKSHVDQLKKTLKESHPIGRKLDFLIQEMNREINTVGSKSSDLEITNYVVDIKSELEKIREQVQNIE from the coding sequence ATGATTAAGAGTATGACTGGGTTTGGAAGAGGTGAAGCGAAGGATATTGAAAGACAATTTGTTGTTGAAATAAAATCTGTTAATCATAGATATAATGATATTGTTATAAGAATGCCAAAAAGACTTATATATTTAGAAGATCAACTTAAGAATCTTATTAAAGAATATATAAAAAGAGGAAGAGTAGAAGTTTATATAACTTTAGAGAATATAGGAGATACAGATACAAGAATTTCTGTTAATGAGCCATTAGCTAAGCAGTACATAGATTGCTTAAAAAGAATTAAAGATGAATTTAGTGTATTAGATGATATTTCTGTTTCTTTAGTATCAAAATTTCCTGATGTGATAAAAGTATCGCCAAAGGAAGAAGATGAAGATGCTGTTTGGAATTGTTTAAAAGAAGCTGTATCTAATGCTTTACAAAAATTAATGAAAATGAGAGCTTCAGAAGGAGTAAAGCTTGCTGAGGATATTAATAATCGTTGCACATACATTGCTGATATTGTAAATAAAATTGAAAATAGGTCACCAAGTGTAGTTTTAGAGTATAAGCAAAGACTTTATGATAGGATTCGCGAATTATTAGATGATGATGTTGAAATAGATGAAAATCGCTTAAGTATGGAGGTTGCATTGTTTGCTGACAAATGCAGCATAACTGAAGAAATAGTAAGATTAAAAAGTCATGTTGATCAACTAAAAAAGACATTAAAGGAAAGTCATCCTATTGGTCGAAAGCTTGATTTTTTAATACAAGAAATGAATAGAGAAATTAATACAGTAGGATCAAAATCAAGTGATTTAGAAATTACAAATTATGTAGTAGATATTAAAAGTGAGTTAGAAAAAATAAGAGAACAAGTGCAAAACATAGAATAG
- the remA gene encoding extracellular matrix/biofilm regulator RemA — MSIKLINIGFGNIVSANRLVAIVSPESAPIKRVIQEARERGMLIDATYGRRTRAVIITDSDHIILSAVQPETVAHRLSNKEENKDMVDHD, encoded by the coding sequence ATGAGTATAAAATTGATAAATATAGGTTTTGGAAATATTGTATCAGCAAATAGATTAGTAGCTATTGTAAGTCCTGAATCAGCACCTATCAAAAGAGTAATTCAAGAAGCTAGAGAACGTGGAATGCTGATTGATGCTACATATGGTAGAAGAACTAGAGCGGTAATTATTACAGATAGTGACCATATTATATTATCAGCTGTACAACCTGAAACTGTTGCACATAGATTATCAAACAAGGAAGAAAATAAAGACATGGTAGACCATGATTAA
- the gmk gene encoding guanylate kinase, which translates to MMKKGLLLVISGPSGTGKGTVCKELLKREKDIKISISATTRKPRDGEVNGINYYFVDQDIFESQISKGEFFEYAKVYDHYYGTPKKYVMDEIDKGNDVLLEIDIQGALQIKEKYPKGVFIFILPPSMKELKKRIVGRGTESEEAISKRFGSALGEIDYVREYDYFVINDEVEEAVEKIRSIIRAEKCKVKENIEEIISRLKEEILC; encoded by the coding sequence ATGATGAAGAAAGGATTATTACTAGTCATTTCAGGACCATCTGGTACTGGAAAAGGAACTGTTTGTAAGGAATTGTTAAAAAGAGAAAAAGATATAAAAATTTCTATATCTGCGACTACTAGAAAACCGAGAGATGGAGAAGTAAATGGAATCAATTATTACTTTGTAGATCAAGATATATTTGAAAGTCAAATTTCAAAGGGTGAATTTTTTGAATATGCAAAGGTTTATGATCATTATTACGGTACTCCTAAAAAATATGTGATGGATGAAATCGATAAAGGAAATGATGTTCTTTTAGAGATTGATATTCAAGGTGCATTACAAATAAAGGAAAAATATCCTAAAGGTGTATTTATATTTATATTGCCGCCATCAATGAAGGAGTTGAAAAAGAGGATTGTTGGTAGAGGTACGGAATCTGAAGAAGCGATCTCAAAAAGATTTGGTAGTGCATTAGGTGAAATTGATTATGTGAGAGAATATGATTATTTTGTAATTAATGATGAAGTTGAAGAAGCTGTTGAAAAAATAAGATCAATTATAAGAGCGGAAAAATGTAAAGTAAAAGAAAATATAGAAGAGATTATTTCAAGATTGAAGGAGGAAATATTATGTTAA
- the rpoZ gene encoding DNA-directed RNA polymerase subunit omega, producing the protein MLKPSVNKLMKKVDSRYSLVIATSKRAREIIDGAERLIHVDSNKPVTIATYEIAEDAIICKSEEIEK; encoded by the coding sequence ATGTTAAAGCCATCAGTAAATAAATTAATGAAAAAAGTAGATAGTCGATATTCATTAGTAATAGCTACTTCAAAGAGAGCTAGAGAAATTATTGACGGAGCTGAACGTTTGATACATGTTGATTCAAATAAGCCTGTAACGATTGCTACTTATGAAATTGCTGAAGATGCAATTATATGTAAAAGTGAAGAAATAGAGAAGTAA
- the coaBC gene encoding bifunctional phosphopantothenoylcysteine decarboxylase/phosphopantothenate--cysteine ligase CoaBC, translating into MNKNVVVGVTGGIAAYKAADVVSRLKKHGFDVNVIMTKSAQQFVHPLTFQSLSQNYVVTDMFEEPKTWEVEHISLANKADLFLVVPTTANVIGKIANGIADDMLTTTIMATRAPVMMAPAMNTNMYDNPIVQGNIEKLKGLGFHFIEPAVGRLACGDYGKGKLAEPEAIVNEAIKLLAMNKDLEGKKILVTAGPTKEPIDPVRYITNHSSGKMGYAVAEKAAARGAQVILISGPTNLKKPIGVKIIDINTANEMYKAVLDHFEWADIVIKSAAVADYRPSFVSDNKIKKGDNDFSIQLTRNPDILMELGKRKKNNQVLVGFAAETQNILENAKKKIEKKNLDFIVANDLMKKGAGFNSDTNIATIIDKDGYIEHCEKMEKKELADKILDKAKILLEE; encoded by the coding sequence ATGAATAAAAATGTTGTAGTTGGTGTAACTGGCGGTATAGCAGCATATAAGGCAGCAGATGTTGTAAGCCGATTAAAAAAGCATGGATTTGATGTAAATGTGATCATGACAAAATCTGCACAACAATTTGTTCATCCGCTAACATTTCAATCTTTATCTCAAAATTATGTTGTCACGGATATGTTTGAAGAACCTAAAACTTGGGAGGTTGAGCATATATCTCTTGCCAATAAGGCAGATTTGTTTTTAGTTGTGCCGACAACAGCAAATGTAATTGGGAAAATAGCTAATGGTATTGCAGATGATATGTTAACAACAACTATAATGGCTACAAGGGCACCTGTTATGATGGCACCGGCTATGAATACAAATATGTACGATAATCCTATTGTTCAGGGAAATATAGAAAAATTAAAAGGATTAGGGTTTCATTTTATTGAACCAGCAGTAGGGAGACTTGCTTGTGGAGATTATGGAAAAGGAAAGCTTGCTGAGCCTGAAGCAATTGTCAATGAAGCTATAAAGCTTTTAGCGATGAATAAAGACCTAGAAGGCAAAAAAATTCTTGTTACAGCAGGTCCTACAAAAGAGCCTATTGATCCTGTAAGATATATTACAAATCATTCATCTGGCAAAATGGGATATGCTGTTGCAGAAAAGGCAGCAGCTAGAGGTGCGCAGGTCATATTAATATCAGGACCTACAAATCTAAAAAAACCAATTGGTGTAAAAATAATCGATATAAATACTGCAAATGAAATGTATAAAGCGGTACTGGATCATTTTGAATGGGCAGATATTGTTATAAAATCAGCTGCAGTTGCTGATTATCGTCCAAGCTTTGTGTCAGATAATAAAATAAAAAAAGGTGATAATGATTTTTCTATTCAGCTTACTAGAAATCCTGATATTTTAATGGAACTAGGAAAGCGAAAAAAGAATAATCAAGTGCTCGTTGGTTTTGCTGCTGAAACACAAAACATACTTGAAAATGCAAAAAAGAAGATAGAAAAGAAAAATCTTGATTTTATTGTGGCAAATGACCTGATGAAGAAAGGTGCTGGTTTTAATAGTGATACAAACATTGCAACTATTATAGATAAAGATGGATATATAGAGCATTGTGAAAAAATGGAGAAGAAAGAGCTTGCAGATAAGATATTAGATAAGGCAAAAATTTTACTAGAGGAGTAG
- the priA gene encoding primosomal protein N' — translation MEKIEFVKVIINNKSNRTDREYTYGVSKSLQEKICIGSRVIIPFGQGNKLIEGYVVDQVDKIDFDYSKIKYVKEIVDEKAFVSKELIDLCRWMKEKYMCRFIDAIQCVIPTGASLRSKKVITLSDTFSEKELSNYNLSSKHMKIIKLLLTRKKVTDVFLKNTFKDIDIQPLLKSLADKKIIIIKTNLKGDVNTAFEKIIRLCNTEEPMKLIEKLSKNAKKQREILFYLAEHKEVIWSELREAMNISTSTINILLKKGFIEVDLVKKRRKPYEHMQIASTKPLTLTEEQSQAVKKIVPYIQKNEYSPFLIHGVTGSGKTEIYMQLIDTVLEQGKEAIVLVPEIALTTQMIERFKGRFGNIVAVLHSKLSLGERYDEWNRIDQGEVKIVIGARSAVFSPFHNLGIIIIDEEHEYTYKSEANPKYHTIDVAKFRCQKNNAVLILGSATPSIESYTNALEGEYIKIKLQSRFNNNPMPHVEIVDMRKELDKGNKSAFSESLYKGIMNNLKKGEQTILFLNRRGYATFISCRKCGYVVKCPYCEISLTYHASSNKASCHYCGYTKIPPNICPDCKSKYIKYFGVGTEKIENLTKKYFPKVRVARLDLDTTSKKGAMDQIIFKFRKGDIDILIGTQMVAKGLDFPNVTLVGVIAADVSLNLPDFRAAEKTFQLITQVAGRAGRGNGLGRVIVQTYEPEHFSITSAQKHDYISFYNQEIMIRKEFMYPPYSKLINILFTGKNESDLIKVANNFANSLKEKLLQYNIKEVVFGPHPAPLSKIKEKYRWQIIIKSKPVDQNVIKGIINYMRLEKEYLKNINISMDIDPYSML, via the coding sequence ATGGAGAAAATAGAATTTGTAAAAGTAATTATTAACAATAAAAGTAATCGAACAGATAGGGAATATACATATGGAGTTTCAAAATCTCTACAAGAAAAGATATGTATAGGATCTAGAGTGATTATTCCATTTGGACAAGGAAATAAGCTGATAGAAGGGTATGTAGTAGATCAAGTAGATAAGATTGATTTTGATTATTCGAAGATAAAATATGTAAAAGAGATTGTAGATGAAAAAGCTTTTGTATCAAAAGAATTAATAGATCTATGTAGATGGATGAAAGAAAAATATATGTGTAGATTCATAGATGCTATTCAATGTGTTATACCGACAGGAGCATCATTAAGGTCAAAAAAGGTTATTACATTAAGTGATACTTTTTCGGAAAAGGAATTGTCAAATTATAATCTTTCATCAAAACACATGAAAATTATAAAATTGCTTCTTACGCGTAAAAAAGTAACAGATGTTTTTTTGAAAAATACTTTCAAGGATATTGATATTCAACCTTTGCTAAAAAGTCTAGCGGATAAAAAGATTATTATTATTAAAACGAATTTAAAGGGAGATGTAAATACAGCTTTTGAAAAAATAATAAGATTATGTAATACAGAAGAACCTATGAAATTAATAGAAAAATTAAGTAAGAATGCAAAAAAACAAAGAGAAATTTTATTTTATTTAGCTGAGCATAAGGAAGTAATATGGTCTGAATTAAGAGAAGCTATGAATATATCAACAAGTACAATAAATATTCTTTTAAAGAAGGGCTTTATAGAGGTTGATTTAGTAAAAAAAAGAAGAAAGCCTTATGAACATATGCAGATAGCTTCTACCAAACCTTTAACGCTTACAGAAGAACAGTCTCAAGCAGTCAAAAAGATTGTTCCATATATTCAAAAAAATGAGTATAGCCCTTTTTTAATTCATGGGGTTACTGGAAGTGGGAAAACAGAAATTTATATGCAGCTTATTGATACTGTATTAGAGCAAGGAAAAGAAGCTATTGTACTTGTCCCAGAAATAGCTTTAACAACACAAATGATTGAGAGGTTTAAAGGAAGATTTGGAAATATTGTAGCAGTGCTTCATAGCAAACTTTCATTAGGAGAAAGATATGATGAATGGAATCGTATTGACCAAGGAGAAGTTAAAATAGTTATTGGTGCTAGATCAGCTGTTTTTTCTCCTTTTCATAATCTAGGTATTATTATTATAGATGAAGAGCATGAGTACACATATAAATCGGAAGCTAATCCAAAATATCATACTATTGATGTGGCAAAATTTCGATGTCAAAAAAATAATGCTGTATTGATTTTAGGTTCTGCTACTCCTTCTATTGAAAGTTATACGAATGCTCTTGAGGGAGAATATATTAAAATAAAGCTACAGAGTAGATTTAATAATAATCCTATGCCACATGTAGAAATAGTGGATATGAGAAAGGAATTAGATAAAGGAAATAAGAGTGCTTTTAGTGAAAGCTTATATAAAGGAATTATGAATAATTTAAAAAAGGGAGAACAAACTATATTATTTTTAAATAGGAGAGGATATGCTACATTTATTTCATGTAGAAAATGTGGATATGTAGTAAAATGTCCTTATTGTGAAATATCATTAACTTATCATGCGTCTTCTAACAAAGCATCTTGTCATTATTGTGGCTATACAAAAATTCCGCCGAATATTTGTCCAGATTGTAAGAGTAAATATATAAAATATTTTGGAGTAGGGACGGAAAAAATTGAAAATTTAACAAAAAAATATTTTCCTAAAGTAAGGGTAGCAAGATTAGATTTAGATACTACATCCAAAAAAGGAGCTATGGATCAAATTATTTTTAAATTTAGAAAAGGAGATATTGATATTTTAATTGGTACTCAAATGGTTGCAAAAGGGTTAGATTTTCCAAATGTGACTCTAGTAGGAGTGATTGCTGCTGATGTTAGCTTGAATTTACCTGATTTTAGAGCAGCTGAGAAGACTTTTCAGCTTATAACTCAAGTTGCAGGAAGAGCAGGAAGGGGGAATGGTTTAGGACGGGTGATAGTGCAAACCTATGAGCCAGAGCATTTTTCAATTACTTCAGCTCAGAAGCATGATTATATTTCTTTTTACAATCAAGAAATTATGATAAGAAAGGAATTTATGTATCCCCCTTATTCAAAATTGATAAATATATTATTTACAGGAAAAAATGAATCTGATCTAATAAAGGTAGCAAATAATTTTGCAAATAGCTTAAAAGAAAAATTACTTCAGTATAACATAAAGGAAGTAGTTTTTGGACCACATCCAGCCCCTTTGTCTAAAATAAAAGAAAAATATAGGTGGCAAATTATTATCAAAAGCAAACCAGTTGACCAAAATGTAATTAAGGGTATAATAAATTATATGAGATTAGAAAAAGAGTATCTAAAAAATATAAATATAAGCATGGATATAGACCCTTATAGTATGCTTTAA
- the def gene encoding peptide deformylase, translating into MAIRNIVKDKDPVLRKKSRVVEKVDERIQTLIDDMADTMYNADGVGLAAPQVGILKRIIVIDVGEGLIELINPEIVEKKGEQIDAEGCLSVPGVTGDVKRPKWVKVKGLDRNGNPVEMEGKDLLARAFCHEIDHLEGILFIDKVIK; encoded by the coding sequence ATGGCTATTAGGAATATTGTAAAGGATAAAGATCCAGTATTAAGAAAAAAGTCAAGAGTTGTTGAGAAAGTAGATGAAAGAATACAAACACTTATAGATGATATGGCAGATACAATGTATAATGCAGATGGAGTTGGTCTTGCAGCACCTCAGGTAGGTATATTAAAGAGAATTATTGTTATAGATGTAGGAGAAGGATTAATTGAGCTGATCAATCCTGAAATTGTAGAAAAAAAAGGAGAGCAGATAGACGCGGAAGGCTGTTTAAGTGTTCCTGGTGTTACTGGAGATGTTAAAAGACCTAAATGGGTAAAAGTAAAAGGGTTGGATAGAAATGGAAATCCAGTAGAAATGGAAGGAAAAGATTTATTAGCAAGAGCATTTTGTCATGAAATTGATCATCTAGAGGGAATATTATTTATAGACAAAGTAATAAAGTAG
- the fmt gene encoding methionyl-tRNA formyltransferase encodes MKIVFMGTPDFAVPCLTKIIDSKHEVLAVVTQPDRPKGRGKKLTPPPVKVKAMEYNIKVLQPEKIKEESVIREIEKLAPDCIVVVAFGQILPKQILEIPPLGCINVHASLLPKYRGAAPINWAIINGEKVSGVTTMYMEEGLDTGDMILKKEVLIEEKTAGELHDELSLEGAILLEKTLECIAKKNAPREKQDDEKSSYAPMLDRNTGKIDWKNSAESIYNLIRGLNPWPSAFTTYKAEKVKIWKAKVICENCNEVPGKIIKINRDGLFVCTGEGVLIIEEIQFPNSRRMTVDDYLRGHKIENNIILGE; translated from the coding sequence ATGAAGATTGTATTTATGGGAACGCCAGATTTTGCAGTTCCTTGTTTAACAAAAATTATAGATAGCAAACATGAAGTCTTAGCTGTTGTGACACAACCAGATAGACCTAAAGGAAGAGGGAAAAAATTAACCCCTCCACCAGTAAAAGTAAAGGCTATGGAATACAACATAAAAGTTTTACAACCAGAAAAAATAAAAGAAGAGAGTGTTATTAGGGAAATAGAAAAACTAGCACCAGATTGTATTGTGGTGGTTGCATTTGGACAAATTTTACCGAAGCAAATTTTAGAGATTCCACCACTTGGATGTATTAATGTGCATGCATCATTACTGCCTAAATATAGGGGTGCAGCACCTATTAATTGGGCTATTATTAACGGAGAAAAAGTATCAGGTGTAACTACTATGTATATGGAAGAAGGCTTAGATACAGGAGATATGATCCTAAAAAAAGAAGTGCTTATTGAAGAAAAAACAGCAGGGGAGCTGCACGATGAGTTATCTTTAGAAGGTGCTATACTGCTAGAAAAAACTTTAGAGTGTATTGCTAAAAAAAATGCACCAAGAGAAAAACAGGATGATGAAAAGAGCTCATATGCTCCTATGTTGGATAGAAATACAGGTAAAATAGATTGGAAAAATTCAGCAGAATCTATTTACAATTTAATACGTGGCTTAAATCCGTGGCCGTCTGCTTTTACTACTTATAAAGCAGAAAAGGTTAAGATTTGGAAAGCAAAAGTTATATGTGAAAATTGCAACGAAGTGCCGGGTAAAATCATAAAAATTAATAGAGATGGCTTATTTGTATGTACAGGAGAAGGTGTATTAATTATAGAAGAAATACAATTTCCAAATAGCAGACGTATGACGGTAGATGATTATTTGAGAGGTCATAAAATAGAAAATAATATCATTTTAGGTGAATAG
- a CDS encoding DUF116 domain-containing protein, with protein MFKKNNTVFITMLFLLVILFVVVGFLSLYLVKSSNLVLYKLVLNIIFVIAMLVSIFIFTNLIIIMKLLNTKNISSLSRRWLQFSLKYIYTNLINITRLLGLDKNKIRSVFSELNNQLILLSNIHVKPEEILILLPHCLQKNSCPYKITNNINNCKRCGLCDIDKLIELKEKYNTQLFVATGGTLARKIIGETKPKAIIAVACERDLSSGILDVKTLPVIGILNERPEGPCVNTRVNLQDVEKAIHHFIGKEE; from the coding sequence ATGTTTAAAAAAAATAATACGGTTTTTATAACAATGCTTTTTCTTTTGGTCATTTTATTTGTTGTTGTTGGATTTTTATCACTGTATTTAGTTAAATCTAGCAATCTTGTATTATATAAGCTTGTTTTGAACATAATATTTGTAATAGCTATGCTAGTGAGTATTTTTATTTTTACAAATCTCATTATCATTATGAAATTACTAAACACTAAAAATATTTCTTCTCTTTCAAGAAGATGGCTTCAGTTTTCTTTAAAATATATCTATACCAATCTTATTAATATTACTAGGCTTTTAGGGTTAGATAAAAATAAGATAAGAAGTGTTTTTTCCGAATTGAATAATCAATTAATATTGTTATCAAATATTCATGTAAAGCCTGAGGAGATATTAATACTCCTTCCACATTGTCTGCAAAAGAATAGCTGTCCTTACAAAATAACAAATAATATTAATAATTGCAAAAGATGTGGCCTATGCGATATAGACAAATTAATTGAGCTGAAGGAAAAATATAATACACAATTATTTGTTGCTACAGGAGGAACGCTTGCAAGAAAGATTATAGGAGAAACAAAGCCAAAGGCTATTATAGCAGTAGCTTGCGAAAGAGATCTAAGCAGTGGTATTTTGGATGTAAAAACATTGCCTGTTATAGGAATTTTAAACGAAAGACCAGAGGGTCCTTGCGTAAATACGCGAGTAAATTTGCAAGATGTTGAAAAAGCTATTCATCATTTTATAGGTAAGGAGGAATGA
- a CDS encoding zinc metallopeptidase, translated as MFYSPYYGLGPGMIFLIPAIIFAMYAQMKVRSTFNKYLSIQNTRGYTGAQVARMLLDRNGMHHIPIEYIGGHLSDHYDPRKKVLRLSQSVYNGTSIASISVAAHEVGHAIQDNVGYIPLALRNTIAPIASFGSQAVWLLVFAGLILGIGSLIDIGILFYLAAVIFQVITLPVEFNASSRAIEQLQINGLITSIEVAPSKKVLNAAALTYVAAMAVSIAQLLRLMLLRNRRD; from the coding sequence ATGTTTTATTCACCTTATTATGGATTAGGTCCAGGTATGATTTTTTTAATTCCTGCAATTATTTTTGCAATGTATGCTCAAATGAAGGTAAGATCGACATTTAATAAATATTTAAGTATTCAAAATACAAGAGGCTATACGGGAGCACAAGTAGCTAGAATGCTTTTAGATAGAAATGGTATGCATCATATACCTATTGAGTATATAGGTGGACATTTATCGGATCATTATGATCCTAGAAAAAAAGTTTTAAGACTTTCGCAAAGCGTATACAATGGGACTTCTATTGCTTCAATAAGTGTGGCTGCACATGAGGTGGGGCATGCTATTCAAGATAATGTGGGATATATTCCTTTAGCATTAAGAAATACGATTGCACCTATAGCAAGCTTTGGTTCTCAGGCAGTTTGGTTGCTTGTTTTTGCAGGATTGATACTAGGAATAGGATCTTTAATAGATATTGGAATATTATTTTACTTAGCAGCTGTAATTTTTCAAGTAATCACTTTACCTGTTGAATTTAATGCAAGTAGTAGAGCAATAGAACAGCTACAAATAAATGGTTTGATTACAAGTATTGAAGTAGCTCCGTCAAAGAAGGTTTTAAACGCAGCTGCACTTACTTATGTGGCAGCAATGGCTGTTTCGATTGCTCAATTATTAAGATTGATGCTGCTAAGAAATAGAAGAGACTAA
- the rsmB gene encoding 16S rRNA (cytosine(967)-C(5))-methyltransferase RsmB, whose product MKNNARKYALNILVDIEKNNAFSNIAINRELKGKDIPNIDRRFISELVYGVLENKMYLDFIISKFSKIKIKKINVKVLNILRMGLYQIIYLDKIPEFAAVNESVKLVKKVDFKATGFVNGILRSFLRNRNSIKVPTIKEDIIKHLSITYSHPEWLVERWLKEFGQDFTISLLKANNETPKLTVRTNTLKIKKEQLIEKLREKDVKVDTDTFVKEAIHIGNLGNIEDMEIYHKGFFQIQDESSMLVAHVLDPKPGEFVIDICAAPGGKTTHMAQLMDNDGKILARDIYKHKLKLINDNAKRLGINIIRTEVFDAEKIDERLLRKADKVLVDAPCSGFGIIRRKPELKYNKKAQDIKAISKLQLKILNNASKYVKKGGILVYSTCTIEKEENIDIIEKFLKEHKEFEMVDVNDYLPSAVRTKYQFLQLYPNIYKTDGFFICKLRRNNR is encoded by the coding sequence ATGAAAAATAATGCTAGAAAGTATGCTTTAAACATATTGGTAGATATAGAAAAAAACAATGCATTTTCAAATATTGCAATTAATAGAGAGCTTAAGGGAAAAGATATACCAAATATTGATAGAAGATTTATATCAGAATTGGTATATGGTGTTTTAGAAAATAAAATGTATTTAGATTTTATAATTAGCAAATTTTCAAAAATAAAAATAAAAAAAATAAATGTAAAGGTCTTAAATATTCTCAGAATGGGTTTATATCAAATAATATATCTTGATAAAATACCAGAATTTGCTGCTGTTAATGAAAGTGTAAAATTAGTAAAAAAAGTAGATTTTAAAGCGACTGGTTTTGTAAATGGTATATTAAGAAGCTTTTTACGCAATAGAAATAGTATTAAAGTACCAACTATAAAAGAGGATATAATCAAGCATCTTTCTATTACATATTCTCATCCTGAATGGTTGGTAGAAAGGTGGCTAAAAGAATTTGGGCAAGATTTTACAATTTCCTTATTAAAAGCAAACAATGAAACACCTAAGCTTACAGTTCGTACAAATACATTAAAGATTAAGAAGGAACAATTAATTGAGAAATTACGAGAAAAGGATGTGAAAGTTGATACAGATACTTTTGTAAAAGAGGCTATACATATTGGCAATTTGGGAAATATTGAAGATATGGAAATTTATCATAAAGGATTTTTTCAGATTCAAGATGAAAGCTCTATGTTGGTTGCCCATGTACTAGATCCAAAGCCAGGTGAATTTGTTATTGATATATGTGCAGCTCCTGGAGGAAAGACAACCCATATGGCACAATTAATGGATAATGATGGAAAGATTTTGGCGAGAGATATATATAAACATAAGTTAAAATTGATTAATGATAATGCAAAAAGATTAGGAATCAATATTATTCGTACGGAGGTCTTTGATGCAGAAAAAATAGATGAACGTCTTTTAAGGAAGGCAGATAAGGTTCTTGTGGATGCACCATGTTCAGGATTTGGAATCATAAGAAGAAAACCAGAATTGAAATATAATAAAAAGGCTCAAGATATAAAAGCTATTTCAAAGCTACAGCTTAAGATATTAAATAATGCTAGCAAATATGTAAAAAAAGGTGGAATATTAGTTTATAGTACATGTACAATAGAAAAAGAAGAAAATATAGATATTATAGAGAAATTTCTAAAGGAACATAAAGAATTTGAAATGGTAGATGTTAATGATTATTTACCATCTGCGGTAAGGACAAAATATCAATTTTTGCAATTATATCCTAATATATATAAAACAGATGGTTTTTTTATATGTAAATTAAGGAGAAACAATAGATAA
- a CDS encoding Stp1/IreP family PP2C-type Ser/Thr phosphatase: MEIGAYSHIGRVREINEDAYYISNGTLNLFVVADGMGGHNAGEVASKVAICSIKDFIEQHKNEFFDKEEQEVCEILRKATLEANHKIFEKSRNEIECQGMGTTLTVVLVLSKVYVAHVGDSRAYLVRKNNISQITQDHSLVAELLRNGSITENEAKNHPQRNMITRALGTEEEITIDVFTLDLQDDDVILLCTDGLSNLIEVEEIRDVLIGTNNMQKACEHLVELANERGGYDNITVVAIKNS; encoded by the coding sequence ATGGAAATTGGAGCCTATTCTCATATTGGAAGGGTTAGAGAAATCAATGAGGATGCTTATTATATATCTAATGGAACCTTAAATTTATTTGTTGTTGCTGATGGTATGGGTGGACATAATGCTGGAGAAGTTGCTAGCAAAGTAGCTATTTGTTCAATAAAAGATTTTATAGAGCAGCATAAAAATGAGTTTTTTGATAAAGAAGAGCAAGAAGTTTGTGAAATTTTAAGGAAAGCAACTTTAGAAGCAAATCATAAAATATTTGAAAAATCTAGAAATGAGATTGAATGTCAGGGGATGGGAACTACTCTAACTGTAGTGTTAGTTTTATCAAAGGTATATGTAGCACATGTTGGAGATAGTAGAGCTTATTTAGTGCGTAAAAACAATATATCACAAATTACCCAAGATCATTCTCTTGTAGCGGAGCTTTTGAGAAATGGAAGTATTACTGAAAATGAAGCAAAAAATCATCCACAAAGAAATATGATCACACGTGCATTAGGAACGGAAGAAGAGATTACGATAGATGTGTTTACATTAGATTTACAAGATGATGATGTTATTTTATTATGTACTGATGGATTATCTAATTTGATAGAAGTAGAGGAAATTAGAGATGTATTAATAGGTACGAATAATATGCAGAAGGCGTGTGAACATCTAGTTGAATTAGCTAATGAAAGAGGAGGATATGATAATATTACGGTTGTGGCGATAAAAAATAGTTAA